A genome region from Tolypothrix sp. PCC 7712 includes the following:
- a CDS encoding serine/threonine-protein kinase gives MSYCLNPTCPHPENLAYSQRCQSCGSKLLLCDRYRVLKPLGQGGFGATFLAYDEGLPGEPSCVIKQLRPTATAPHVLQMARELFEREAKTLGKIGNHPQLPRLLDYFEDNQQFYLVQEYISGATLQQEVQRNGNFSEAGVKQFLSEILPLLQYIHEQKVIHRDIKPANLIRRTEDARMVLIDFGAVKNQVTQGVSGQSEQTALTAYAIGTPGFAPPEQMAMRPVYASDIYALGVTCIYLLSGKTPKDLEYNPTTGEMIWESIVQVSDHLTSVLRKMLEVSVRNRYKTAQEVLRGLQMEPYIESLAKGMLAKSDVGAKEHVHNQIANSAILCSTPPGSASSAGVAQVAAAIRARRAKTAENAANAGVMRPKAMMAKSTNFESHNSYGSQNHNPNGVRKLTTQNLLTAYLKGRRDFALHNLSMLNLQGADLSGTNFNSAQLQKTNLQGANLNNSDFGRASLTDANLRDANLTKAYFSNADLEGADLRGADLSHAYLSNANLRGANLCGAILTGAKITDEQLILAKTNWMTVRPNGKRGLL, from the coding sequence ATGAGCTACTGCTTAAATCCTACCTGTCCCCATCCAGAAAATCTGGCCTATAGCCAAAGGTGTCAGTCTTGTGGCTCAAAGTTACTTTTATGCGATCGCTATCGAGTACTTAAACCATTAGGTCAAGGTGGCTTTGGCGCAACTTTCTTAGCCTACGATGAAGGCTTACCAGGAGAACCGAGTTGTGTAATCAAGCAGCTGCGTCCCACAGCCACTGCACCACATGTTTTGCAGATGGCGCGAGAACTGTTTGAGCGAGAAGCCAAAACCTTAGGTAAGATTGGCAATCATCCTCAGTTACCAAGGCTATTAGACTATTTTGAAGATAATCAGCAATTTTACTTAGTTCAGGAATACATTAGCGGCGCTACTTTACAACAAGAAGTTCAGCGTAACGGCAATTTTAGCGAAGCTGGAGTCAAGCAGTTCTTAAGTGAAATTTTGCCATTGCTGCAATATATTCATGAGCAAAAGGTAATTCACCGTGATATCAAACCAGCAAATTTGATTCGCCGCACCGAAGATGCTCGAATGGTACTGATCGACTTTGGTGCAGTTAAAAACCAAGTCACCCAAGGCGTAAGCGGTCAATCAGAACAAACAGCCTTAACTGCTTATGCAATTGGTACTCCTGGTTTTGCGCCACCAGAGCAAATGGCAATGCGTCCTGTCTACGCCAGTGATATCTACGCATTGGGAGTCACTTGTATTTATCTACTGAGCGGTAAAACTCCTAAAGATTTAGAATACAATCCCACTACTGGCGAAATGATCTGGGAGTCAATTGTACAGGTAAGTGACCATTTAACAAGCGTTTTGCGGAAAATGTTAGAGGTATCAGTACGCAACCGCTACAAAACAGCGCAAGAAGTCCTCAGAGGGTTGCAAATGGAACCCTACATTGAAAGTTTAGCGAAAGGAATGCTGGCTAAATCTGATGTAGGAGCAAAAGAGCATGTACATAACCAAATAGCAAATTCTGCTATTTTATGTAGTACTCCACCTGGTAGTGCTAGTAGTGCAGGAGTAGCACAGGTAGCCGCAGCCATCCGAGCTAGACGCGCTAAAACAGCTGAAAATGCAGCCAATGCTGGGGTAATGCGTCCAAAAGCGATGATGGCTAAGTCAACCAACTTTGAAAGCCACAACAGTTATGGTTCGCAAAACCACAATCCCAATGGGGTACGTAAGTTAACTACCCAGAATTTACTCACCGCCTATCTGAAGGGAAGGCGGGATTTTGCTCTCCACAATTTAAGTATGCTCAACCTGCAAGGCGCTGATTTATCGGGGACAAATTTTAATTCGGCTCAATTGCAGAAAACTAATCTTCAAGGCGCTAACCTCAACAATAGCGACTTTGGTAGAGCTAGTCTGACTGATGCTAATCTTAGGGATGCTAACTTGACTAAAGCTTACTTTAGTAATGCTGATTTAGAAGGAGCAGATCTGCGAGGTGCCGATCTCAGCCATGCTTATCTCAGTAATGCTAATCTTAGAGGCGCTAACCTTTGTGGAGCTATTCTCACTGGTGCCAAAATTACTGATGAGCAGTTGATACTAGCCAAGACGAACTGGATGACTGTACGTCCCAATGGGAAAAGAGGTTTGCTGTAA
- a CDS encoding TRADD-N-associated membrane domain-containing protein: MISNNNQKQLSSSTQISVSLTDSNSSQQIKTKMNVTQERLRQARWSFNLAWVMSAMCGIVSLVGVGLSLSGNLPEGSITIVEGIVSSVPWLRLAKDANDRLDRLISEEEQV; the protein is encoded by the coding sequence ATGATATCGAACAACAACCAAAAACAATTGTCAAGCAGTACTCAAATTTCAGTTTCTTTGACTGATTCCAACTCCAGCCAGCAAATCAAAACTAAAATGAATGTGACTCAAGAGCGTTTGCGGCAGGCTAGATGGAGCTTTAACTTAGCCTGGGTGATGAGTGCAATGTGCGGTATTGTGAGCTTAGTTGGTGTTGGATTGTCACTTTCAGGAAATTTGCCAGAGGGATCAATCACAATCGTAGAAGGGATTGTCTCTAGTGTGCCTTGGTTACGATTAGCAAAAGATGCTAATGATCGCTTAGATCGGCTCATCAGTGAGGAAGAACAAGTTTAA
- a CDS encoding DUF433 domain-containing protein has product MKLKELEQQLLALSAGEKVQAIQLLAQSLGSNWLGIEKTPRVCGGEARIAKTRIPVWVLVEARHLGYSDADLLSSYPTITATDLANAWAYAETHSDEIDLAIERNEVA; this is encoded by the coding sequence GTGAAACTCAAAGAGTTAGAACAACAACTTCTTGCCCTCAGTGCTGGTGAAAAAGTGCAGGCTATACAGTTACTTGCTCAAAGTCTTGGAAGTAATTGGCTAGGAATTGAGAAAACTCCTAGAGTCTGTGGTGGAGAAGCACGCATTGCGAAAACTCGTATTCCCGTCTGGGTACTTGTAGAAGCTCGTCATCTTGGATATAGTGATGCTGACCTTTTGAGTAGCTATCCAACTATTACAGCTACAGATTTAGCTAATGCTTGGGCGTATGCAGAAACTCACTCCGATGAAATTGACTTGGCTATTGAGCGTAATGAGGTAGCCTAG
- the pcrA gene encoding DNA helicase PcrA, with amino-acid sequence MTTTIDFLSHLNPSQRQAVEHYCGPLLVVAGAGSGKTRALTYRIANLILKHRVAPENILAVTFTNKAAREMKERIQKLFAEEEAIKQHGTRFDLLTEYQQTQLRSQVYRETIKDLWCGTFHSLFSRILRFDIEKYQDEKGRRWNKNFSIFDESDAQSLVKDIVTKQLNLDDKKFDHRSVRYAISNAKNQGLSPQQFEQEQPNYRGRVIAQVYNSYQDRLAQNNALDFDDLILIPTRLFQQNEQVLGYWHRKFCHILVDEYQDTNRTQYDLIRLLVTNGEDRKSEWNWQNRSVFVVGDADQSIYSFRMADFTILLEFQNDFGDGLPDADTRTMVKLEENYRSCENILQAANELIENNTQRIDKVLRPTRGAGEQIYCHKADNELDEAAFIIDQIRSLEYQNPEINWGSFAILYRTNAQSRPFEELLVKYQIPYTVVGGMRFYDRKEIKDVIAYLRAIANPADTVSLLRVINTPRRGIGKTTIDALINASQQLGTTLWEILSDDTSVNTLAGRGAKSVKGFAEMISRWQGEIGTMPAAEIVQGILEDSGYVQDLLSQGTDESQDRIQNVQELYNAVLQFQEENEDATLQGFLQSTALSSDLDNLKEGKTAVSLMTLHASKGLEFPVVFLVGLEQGLFPGYRSLSDPASLEEERRLCYVGITRAQERLYLSHARERRLYGSREPAVRSQFLDELPEELLANGRRGRQNYTKPSVATNGNGKQNWQVGDRVLHKSFGVGEITHVFGDGHKLSVAIKFANLGQKIIDPRVAQLQKVDD; translated from the coding sequence ATGACCACAACTATTGACTTTCTCAGCCATCTTAACCCCAGCCAACGTCAAGCCGTAGAACATTACTGCGGCCCGCTGCTAGTTGTGGCTGGTGCAGGTTCCGGTAAAACACGCGCGTTGACTTATCGGATTGCTAACCTGATTCTGAAACATCGTGTAGCTCCCGAAAATATTTTAGCGGTGACTTTTACGAATAAAGCCGCTAGGGAGATGAAAGAAAGGATTCAAAAGCTGTTTGCGGAAGAAGAAGCAATTAAACAACACGGAACTAGGTTTGATTTATTGACGGAATATCAACAGACGCAACTGCGATCGCAAGTTTACCGTGAAACCATTAAAGATTTATGGTGCGGTACTTTTCACAGTCTGTTTTCTCGCATTCTCCGATTTGATATTGAGAAGTACCAAGACGAAAAAGGTCGGCGATGGAATAAAAATTTCTCTATTTTTGATGAATCTGACGCTCAAAGTTTAGTTAAAGATATTGTTACAAAACAGCTAAATTTAGACGATAAGAAATTTGACCATCGTTCGGTACGCTATGCAATTAGTAACGCGAAGAACCAAGGGTTATCACCACAACAATTTGAACAGGAACAACCAAATTATCGCGGAAGGGTAATTGCTCAAGTTTATAATTCCTATCAAGATAGGTTGGCACAAAATAACGCCCTTGATTTTGATGACTTAATTCTGATTCCTACCAGGCTATTTCAGCAAAACGAACAGGTATTAGGTTATTGGCATCGTAAATTCTGCCATATTTTAGTTGATGAATATCAAGATACCAACCGCACTCAGTATGACTTAATTCGCTTGTTGGTTACTAATGGCGAAGATAGAAAGAGTGAATGGAATTGGCAAAATCGCTCAGTGTTTGTTGTCGGTGATGCTGACCAGTCAATTTACTCTTTTAGAATGGCAGACTTTACCATATTGCTAGAGTTTCAGAATGATTTTGGTGATGGGTTACCAGATGCAGATACCAGAACAATGGTGAAATTAGAAGAAAACTATCGCTCTTGTGAAAATATTCTGCAAGCGGCTAATGAACTGATTGAGAATAATACTCAACGGATTGATAAAGTTCTGAGACCGACGCGGGGCGCAGGTGAGCAAATTTATTGTCACAAAGCAGATAATGAACTAGATGAAGCCGCGTTTATCATCGATCAAATTCGCTCTTTAGAATATCAAAACCCCGAAATAAACTGGGGCAGTTTTGCCATACTTTATCGGACAAACGCCCAATCGCGACCTTTTGAAGAACTTTTAGTGAAATATCAAATCCCTTACACAGTTGTGGGGGGAATGAGATTTTACGATCGCAAAGAAATTAAAGATGTTATAGCTTATTTAAGAGCGATCGCAAATCCTGCAGATACTGTGAGTTTGTTACGAGTTATCAATACTCCCCGGCGTGGTATCGGTAAAACCACAATTGATGCTTTGATTAACGCCTCCCAGCAATTAGGGACAACTCTCTGGGAAATATTGTCAGACGATACTTCAGTTAATACCTTAGCGGGACGAGGTGCGAAATCGGTCAAAGGCTTTGCCGAAATGATTAGCCGTTGGCAAGGCGAAATCGGTACCATGCCAGCAGCAGAGATTGTTCAAGGTATATTAGAAGACTCTGGTTATGTGCAAGACTTGCTCAGTCAGGGTACAGACGAATCCCAAGATAGAATCCAAAACGTCCAAGAACTTTACAACGCTGTATTGCAATTCCAAGAAGAAAACGAAGATGCTACCCTACAAGGATTTTTGCAAAGTACTGCCCTGAGTTCCGATTTAGATAATTTAAAAGAAGGCAAAACAGCAGTTTCTTTGATGACTTTGCACGCTTCTAAAGGGTTAGAATTTCCCGTAGTCTTTTTGGTGGGATTGGAACAGGGACTATTCCCTGGCTACCGTTCCCTCAGCGATCCTGCATCTTTAGAAGAAGAACGCCGCCTGTGTTATGTGGGAATTACCCGCGCCCAAGAGAGGTTATATTTATCACACGCTCGTGAACGCAGGCTTTACGGTTCGCGTGAACCTGCAGTGCGATCGCAATTTTTGGACGAATTACCAGAAGAATTATTAGCTAATGGTCGCAGAGGTCGTCAAAACTATACTAAACCCTCTGTTGCTACCAATGGTAATGGTAAACAGAATTGGCAAGTAGGCGATCGCGTTTTACATAAATCTTTTGGAGTGGGTGAAATCACCCATGTATTTGGGGATGGGCACAAGCTTTCTGTAGCTATTAAATTTGCGAATTTGGGACAAAAAATTATTGACCCCAGAGTAGCGCAGTTACAAAAAGTAGATGATTGA
- a CDS encoding 1-acyl-sn-glycerol-3-phosphate acyltransferase codes for MSNQDCESILNIDIETPSLESYKFSWFDWFCLWYPPGWLILFNRHWQHYHTDPDGWNWWEYLLFLLPGGFYLAMLSRWLRLGFRAPRKEIGEFEPKYQQAFRDEILAPIVKYYFQGELQQLENLPSTEPLIVAMNHAGMSFPWDFITLAYLLSQEKGWTVQPLAGLSLFEHPWVIWWLPPGWSRVLGGVRAKLNDFEGAIQQRKIILYAPEGLRGPQKGWHRRYQLEKFDVSFMQLSDRYQVPIVPVICIGNESLHPWTRNLKKLQSLFKLPFLPLSPLMLLLLLFPSMGVWAVKTRLRYFIQPVEQNVIDGENKERAIVYQQAQTLREKMQMQINQLQGMV; via the coding sequence GTGAGCAATCAAGACTGTGAAAGCATCCTCAATATTGATATAGAAACACCATCATTAGAGAGCTATAAATTTAGCTGGTTTGACTGGTTTTGTTTATGGTATCCCCCTGGTTGGTTAATTTTATTTAATCGCCACTGGCAACACTACCATACCGATCCAGATGGTTGGAATTGGTGGGAATATTTATTATTTTTATTGCCTGGTGGATTTTATTTAGCAATGCTGAGTCGTTGGCTGCGTCTTGGTTTTCGAGCACCACGTAAAGAAATTGGTGAATTTGAACCAAAATATCAACAAGCTTTTCGTGACGAAATCCTGGCTCCTATTGTTAAATATTACTTTCAAGGCGAATTGCAACAATTAGAAAATTTGCCATCAACAGAGCCGTTAATTGTGGCAATGAATCATGCAGGTATGTCTTTTCCTTGGGACTTTATCACTTTGGCTTATTTATTAAGTCAGGAAAAAGGATGGACAGTACAACCTTTAGCAGGACTATCATTATTTGAACATCCTTGGGTAATTTGGTGGTTACCGCCTGGATGGTCAAGAGTGTTAGGTGGTGTACGTGCCAAGTTAAATGATTTTGAAGGGGCTATACAGCAGCGTAAAATCATTTTATACGCACCTGAAGGTTTACGCGGGCCGCAGAAGGGTTGGCATAGACGTTATCAACTGGAAAAATTTGATGTGAGTTTTATGCAGTTGAGCGATCGCTATCAAGTTCCCATTGTCCCAGTTATTTGCATTGGCAATGAATCTTTGCATCCTTGGACAAGGAATCTCAAAAAATTACAAAGCCTATTCAAATTACCATTTTTGCCTTTATCACCTTTAATGCTGCTATTGCTACTATTTCCTTCAATGGGTGTTTGGGCAGTAAAAACTCGTCTGCGTTATTTTATTCAACCTGTCGAGCAAAATGTTATTGATGGTGAAAACAAAGAGCGAGCAATAGTTTATCAACAAGCGCAAACATTACGCGAAAAAATGCAAATGCAAATCAATCAGCTGCAAGGTATGGTATAG
- the recA gene encoding recombinase RecA yields the protein MAINTDTSGKQKALNIVLNQIERSFGKGAIMRLGDATRMRVETISTGALTLDLALGGGLPKGRVIEIYGPESSGKTTVALHAIAEVQREGGIAAFVDAEHALDPTYAAALGVDIENLLVSQPDTGEAALEIVDQLVRSAAVDIVVIDSVAALVPRAEIEGDMGDAHVGLQARLMSQALRKITGNIGKSGCTVIFINQLRQKIGVTYGSPETTTGGNALKFYASVRLDIRRIQTLKKGTDEFGNRVKVKVAKNKVAPPFRIAEFDIIFGKGVSTIGCLVDLAEETGILLRKGAWYSYNGENISQGRDNAIKYLEEKPEFAAQIKQLVREKLDKGAVVSANSVTKVSDDEEEEEVDSDEE from the coding sequence ATGGCTATCAATACCGATACTTCTGGCAAGCAAAAAGCGCTGAATATTGTACTCAACCAGATTGAGCGCAGCTTTGGTAAGGGAGCAATCATGCGCCTCGGGGATGCTACTCGGATGCGAGTAGAGACCATTTCCACTGGTGCACTCACCTTAGATCTCGCATTGGGTGGTGGTTTACCCAAGGGACGGGTGATTGAGATTTACGGGCCGGAAAGTTCCGGTAAAACAACAGTAGCGCTACATGCGATCGCTGAAGTGCAACGAGAAGGTGGTATTGCTGCCTTTGTGGATGCTGAACACGCCCTCGATCCTACCTATGCTGCGGCTTTAGGCGTAGATATTGAAAATCTTCTGGTTTCCCAACCCGACACTGGTGAAGCCGCATTAGAAATTGTCGATCAGCTTGTGCGCTCTGCTGCTGTTGACATTGTAGTCATTGACTCTGTAGCCGCATTAGTTCCTCGGGCAGAAATAGAAGGCGATATGGGTGATGCTCACGTTGGTCTTCAAGCTCGACTCATGAGCCAAGCTTTACGTAAAATTACTGGAAATATTGGTAAATCTGGTTGCACAGTAATTTTTATTAACCAACTACGGCAAAAAATCGGTGTTACCTACGGTAGCCCAGAAACTACCACTGGTGGTAATGCCTTAAAATTCTATGCTTCTGTACGCTTAGATATTCGCCGAATTCAAACCTTGAAAAAAGGTACAGATGAATTTGGTAACCGCGTTAAAGTGAAGGTAGCAAAAAATAAAGTAGCACCACCCTTTAGAATTGCAGAATTTGACATTATTTTTGGTAAGGGAGTTTCTACTATAGGTTGTCTTGTTGACCTTGCGGAAGAAACAGGCATCTTGCTCCGCAAAGGAGCTTGGTATAGCTACAATGGCGAAAATATTTCCCAAGGTAGAGACAACGCCATCAAATACTTAGAAGAAAAACCAGAATTTGCTGCACAAATTAAGCAGTTGGTACGTGAAAAGCTAGACAAAGGAGCTGTTGTTTCTGCTAACTCTGTAACCAAAGTCAGCGACGACGAGGAAGAGGAAGAAGTCGATTCAGACGAAGAATAA
- a CDS encoding BlaI/MecI/CopY family transcriptional regulator, whose amino-acid sequence MAPLPDYRPKQLSVGPLEAEILQIIWELGSATVKDVHDRILSDPNRELAYTSVTTVLRRLTDKGWLACDKKGRAFYWRPLLTKQQAEMIKAHEQLQRFLAVGNPDVIAAFADSLDEASSNQIEAIAKRIQAARQAREGK is encoded by the coding sequence ATGGCTCCTTTACCAGACTACCGTCCTAAACAATTGTCCGTAGGCCCTTTAGAAGCAGAAATTTTGCAGATCATCTGGGAACTGGGTTCAGCTACAGTGAAGGATGTACACGATCGCATTCTCTCTGACCCGAACCGGGAGTTAGCTTATACCTCTGTCACCACCGTTCTCCGCCGCCTAACTGATAAAGGTTGGCTAGCCTGCGACAAAAAAGGACGGGCATTTTATTGGCGACCATTGCTGACAAAGCAACAAGCTGAGATGATTAAAGCCCATGAACAATTACAGCGATTTTTGGCAGTGGGTAATCCCGATGTTATTGCTGCTTTTGCCGATAGTCTTGATGAAGCCAGCAGCAATCAAATAGAAGCGATCGCAAAACGCATTCAAGCCGCACGTCAAGCCAGGGAGGGGAAATGA
- a CDS encoding DUF5615 family PIN-like protein produces MARFYADEQFPFPVVELLRSLGHDVLTVQEAGNADQGIPDEEVLAFAISQERSILTINRDDFIRLHRRDDQHFGIIVCTNNRHWEQFATRIHKAVIAEESLQGKLIRVVRPVT; encoded by the coding sequence ATGGCACGGTTTTACGCAGATGAGCAATTTCCGTTTCCAGTTGTCGAATTATTACGTAGTTTAGGGCATGATGTTTTGACAGTTCAAGAAGCAGGAAATGCAGATCAAGGTATACCTGATGAGGAAGTTTTGGCATTTGCCATAAGTCAAGAACGCTCGATATTAACTATAAATAGAGATGATTTCATCCGGTTGCATCGTCGTGATGATCAACACTTCGGCATTATTGTTTGTACCAACAATCGTCATTGGGAGCAGTTTGCCACACGGATACATAAGGCTGTGATAGCAGAAGAATCTTTGCAAGGAAAACTAATTCGTGTGGTACGTCCAGTCACTTAA
- a CDS encoding type II toxin-antitoxin system RelE/ParE family toxin: MSNYIISPAAIQDLDEIADYFASRNLDAGDRFVNSFAEKCKNLAKYPNMGRSYADIEPLYYSLPCDY, encoded by the coding sequence ATGAGTAACTATATAATTTCTCCTGCAGCTATTCAAGATTTAGATGAGATTGCTGATTATTTTGCTAGTCGTAATTTAGATGCAGGCGATCGCTTTGTCAATTCTTTTGCAGAAAAGTGCAAAAATTTAGCCAAATATCCCAATATGGGACGCAGTTATGCTGATATAGAACCATTATATTATTCTTTACCGTGTGATTACTGA
- a CDS encoding type II toxin-antitoxin system ParD family antitoxin: MNINLKPEEEKFIQGKLETGKYATAYEVIVEALQLLEARDKHYEKWVEETRQKVAIGIAQLDQGEGIDGEIAIARLRKKLHQARDRQA; the protein is encoded by the coding sequence ATGAATATCAACCTAAAACCAGAAGAAGAAAAATTTATTCAAGGTAAGTTAGAAACAGGTAAATATGCAACTGCATATGAGGTAATTGTTGAAGCGTTACAACTGCTAGAAGCAAGAGACAAGCATTATGAAAAATGGGTAGAAGAAACCCGTCAAAAAGTAGCAATTGGCATAGCACAGCTTGATCAAGGAGAAGGAATAGACGGGGAAATTGCGATTGCTAGATTGCGGAAGAAACTTCATCAAGCTCGCGATCGCCAAGCATGA
- a CDS encoding ATP-binding protein, which translates to MQTQKPAPVESSKESKTVPGEESYTDELPTIEFPSRGKLKASSWRIHQKIGYGYFVAIGIGFFGSLTGLVIANHYRGREIRQLNQAHEQGQLLTNYKDAVIGAQLYSSNLVAVLEDPHRLQTKKAEFLRSVEKAKHLEPQITGFIEKKPKTLAATSSTLETLLQNYAINLESYVNQIEPVLREIDRKNVQKQELDSVRERLLAIMRGDTAIQLEQLSQTLTNILENAEIKEDERTLAVEQAKGVERLIVIVSMLVSVAIAAIVAWRTSRAIAEPVITVTQVAEQVARKSNFDLRAPITTEDEIGLLAKSLNRLIERVSERTKELQQAKELAEAASKAKSIFLANVSHELRTPLNAVIGLSQLLQDDATDLSLSGDFITDLETINAAGRHLLELINDILDLSKIEAGKMTLYPETFEIATLINNVVLTVRPAVEKNGNILEVDYDDKLGTMYADQTRMRQVLLNLLSNAAKFTTNGKVTLTVKSEKDDFVPEAPFGFITFTVSDTGIGMSQTQQKQLFQPFIQGDTSTTKKYGGTGLGLAISRHFCQMMGGEITVKSQLGMGSTFTVRLPLTVQD; encoded by the coding sequence ATGCAAACTCAAAAGCCAGCCCCTGTTGAGAGCAGTAAAGAAAGCAAAACAGTGCCAGGTGAAGAGTCATATACAGACGAACTCCCGACTATTGAATTTCCTTCAAGAGGGAAACTCAAGGCTAGTTCCTGGCGCATACATCAAAAAATTGGCTACGGATATTTTGTAGCGATTGGGATTGGCTTTTTTGGCTCACTCACAGGTTTAGTAATCGCTAATCATTATCGGGGAAGAGAAATTAGGCAACTTAACCAAGCTCATGAGCAAGGACAACTACTGACCAATTATAAAGATGCAGTCATTGGGGCACAATTATATAGTTCTAACTTAGTTGCAGTTTTGGAAGATCCCCACAGGCTGCAAACGAAAAAAGCTGAATTTCTCAGAAGTGTAGAGAAAGCCAAGCACTTAGAACCACAAATTACTGGTTTTATTGAGAAAAAGCCGAAAACATTAGCAGCAACAAGTTCTACTCTAGAGACTTTATTGCAGAATTACGCCATTAATTTAGAGTCTTATGTTAACCAGATAGAGCCTGTATTGCGGGAAATTGACAGGAAAAACGTGCAGAAGCAGGAGCTGGACTCAGTCAGAGAGCGATTGCTAGCAATTATGCGCGGTGACACTGCAATACAGCTAGAGCAGTTGTCCCAAACACTGACTAACATTTTAGAAAATGCTGAAATCAAAGAAGATGAAAGGACACTAGCTGTAGAGCAAGCAAAAGGAGTTGAGAGACTGATCGTGATTGTGAGTATGCTGGTTTCAGTGGCGATCGCAGCTATTGTAGCTTGGCGGACTAGCCGCGCGATCGCAGAACCAGTCATTACTGTCACTCAAGTTGCTGAACAGGTAGCTCGTAAATCGAATTTCGATTTACGAGCGCCAATAACCACAGAAGATGAAATTGGCTTATTAGCTAAATCTTTAAATCGTCTAATTGAGCGCGTATCTGAGCGAACGAAAGAACTGCAACAAGCCAAAGAATTAGCTGAAGCGGCTAGTAAGGCAAAAAGCATTTTTCTTGCGAATGTGAGTCATGAATTGCGTACACCATTAAATGCAGTAATTGGCTTAAGTCAACTGCTACAAGATGATGCTACAGATTTAAGTTTATCGGGAGACTTTATCACCGACCTAGAAACAATTAATGCTGCTGGTAGACATTTATTAGAACTAATAAATGACATCCTCGACTTATCTAAAATTGAAGCGGGGAAAATGACTCTTTACCCAGAGACATTTGAAATTGCCACACTAATTAATAATGTCGTGCTGACAGTTAGACCTGCTGTTGAGAAAAACGGCAATATTCTAGAAGTAGATTATGACGATAAACTGGGTACCATGTATGCCGATCAAACTAGGATGCGGCAAGTGTTGTTAAATTTGTTGAGTAATGCTGCCAAATTTACCACCAATGGTAAGGTCACATTAACAGTTAAAAGTGAAAAAGATGACTTTGTCCCCGAAGCTCCTTTTGGTTTCATTACTTTTACTGTGAGCGACACAGGAATTGGGATGTCCCAAACTCAACAAAAGCAGTTATTTCAACCCTTTATTCAAGGTGATACATCAACTACGAAAAAGTATGGTGGTACTGGTTTAGGGTTAGCAATTAGCCGCCATTTTTGCCAAATGATGGGCGGAGAAATTACTGTTAAAAGTCAGTTAGGGATGGGTTCTACTTTTACTGTACGCTTACCTTTAACTGTACAAGACTAA
- a CDS encoding FHA domain-containing protein, with amino-acid sequence MTEISNLHFWKAKGSSMRVELQDKELERRLNLFQVFLKLYEQHSSLLDEIIQIENIAQESFLAMQPLYIQGVVNDSVVYIVTNLCDNQTQSLHQSQQIWTIGRDSSSGITIDDQYLSERHAAIQYIHDRGFYLIDFKSSNGSFVNGEQVFQARKLHDGDRIRLGLITFDFFINHSCRTLPTVAVELLMHLVQGVDDNPKKIFSPASEQQEFPIQKLNHAFHISDDSSLMNNFKYQHTHVTLEDKSEILERFFSQQLAHHQISKIPNSCFMDS; translated from the coding sequence ATGACCGAAATCAGTAATTTACATTTCTGGAAAGCAAAAGGCTCATCTATGAGAGTTGAGTTACAAGATAAAGAATTAGAAAGACGATTAAATCTGTTTCAGGTATTCCTCAAGTTATATGAACAACATAGCAGTCTTTTAGATGAAATTATCCAGATCGAGAACATTGCTCAAGAATCGTTTCTAGCAATGCAACCTCTTTATATACAAGGCGTAGTGAATGATTCGGTTGTTTATATCGTTACTAATCTTTGTGATAATCAAACACAAAGTTTACACCAGTCACAGCAAATTTGGACTATAGGTCGAGATAGTAGTAGTGGTATCACGATTGATGACCAATATCTATCTGAACGCCATGCAGCAATTCAATATATTCACGATCGAGGCTTCTATTTAATTGATTTTAAAAGCAGCAATGGCTCATTTGTAAATGGAGAACAAGTTTTTCAGGCTAGGAAACTTCATGATGGCGATCGCATTCGTCTAGGGCTGATTACTTTTGATTTTTTTATTAATCATTCTTGCCGTACTCTACCAACAGTCGCTGTGGAATTATTGATGCACCTTGTTCAAGGTGTAGATGACAATCCTAAAAAAATCTTTAGCCCAGCCAGTGAGCAACAAGAATTTCCTATTCAAAAATTGAATCATGCTTTCCATATAAGTGACGATTCAAGCTTAATGAATAATTTTAAATATCAGCATACTCACGTCACTCTAGAAGATAAGTCTGAAATCTTAGAGCGTTTTTTCAGCCAACAATTGGCTCATCATCAAATCTCGAAAATTCCAAATTCTTGCTTTATGGATAGTTAA